The Macrobrachium nipponense isolate FS-2020 chromosome 1, ASM1510439v2, whole genome shotgun sequence genome includes a window with the following:
- the LOC135218994 gene encoding GRIP and coiled-coil domain-containing protein 2-like, producing the protein MKQSYKKEIENVRAHQKDKIDVLEYENDRLKKVILAQNEAMNQRNSEIESLIHLVKGIPLLPTNGADAGDQKANAIREEGDSPKKCDAGLERLRDLILEMSYEMEGLRMDLRKVNNDFNETLDFAITSAYQIDEKVEEMSEMIGELSRRENSIEEMAKEIQRKDERHQDMETRLATANEKIVLLQRELLNEQNKTELLEIGVTEKDNRIESLICEVHRLVEGEAQTSGEVKGLRGEMASANAKIDRLQEDNCLKEKRLSEAERRLEHLANKFEERSAAAAAEEKVKVEGQEERHSQLCEEIENLKRQMYEELNHPKRCMKEASEEKLGISAMLHQSLLRTEFVIELGRLKEQLSKGKDKRIQFTEKLYLRKKSKTPGHVETLVNEDLRHLTSSEEIDGLSRTIEGLHGKDSEEVLGSKDWQMQSLCEAIDHLVKLLSQEEENKDRAAAVEMVADLREQKRVLGFTKRDMTVKAHIDTHIHVLNRARGKDIQIQMDKILDCVCQPKPGTEDINILENNVLPSTQEENKDRAAAVEMVANLRKQKRLLGFTKEDMTIKAHIDTHIHVLSRAQGKDIHTQMDKILNCVCQSTLGTEDINILENNVLPATQDEEVLLDPKYTTEELISSQEEVTPAKEETSSISKIIISEGFVLVSTTQAGPVVPEESCPTPQAAPTVSEDLCLTPQAAPIVLEELLVRKERDAFHVEGAAFSGDEQALHNDREALNMERLAHIKEKEAFAAEREAFYRHKEEFDEDKDAFLREVANFYREKEELEQLTTKIENVAKLHKDKQETLDRIEQELVQKTICFEEMKADFLQEKVEFQNEKEVILEREQETIQCIEKLENIMREVQGGKHLNWSMTKKREVQMQKKIDELEKTIQEKHKLLMKSEIMKCDLLQVLFNTGLVNENTVQQLLNDTKDLLPIQ; encoded by the coding sequence ATGAAACAGTCTTACAAGAAGGAAATCGAAAACGTCAGAGCTCACCAGAAGGATAAAATTGACGTTCTCGAATACGAAAACGACCGATTAAAGAAAGTGATCCTGGCTCAGAATGAAGCGATGAATCAACGCAACAGCGAGATCGAGTCGCTGATTCATCTCGTCAAAGGAATACCATTATTACCAACCAATGGCGCGGATGCAGGAGACCAAAAGGCGAACGCCATTCGGGAGGAAGGAGACAGTCCGAAGAAATGTGATGCTGGACTCGAGCGTCTCCGTGACTTGATTCTCGAGATGAGCTACGAGATGGAGGGACTCCGAATGGATCTGCGGAAAGTCAATAACGATTTCAACGAAACGTTGGATTTTGCGATTACGAGTGCGTACCAGATCGATGAAAAGGTGGAGGAAATGAGCGAAATGATTGGAGAACTTTCCCGGCGAGAGAATTCGATTGAAGAGATGGCCAAGGAAATCCAAAGGAAGGATGAGAGACACCAAGACATGGAGACCCGGCTCGCGACGGCTAATGAGAAGATAGTTTTGTTGCAACGCGAGCTCttgaatgaacaaaataaaacggAGCTGTTGGAAATTGGGGTAACAGAGAAGGATAACAGGATCGAATCTCTGATATGCGAGGTGCACAGGCTTGTGGAAGGAGAGGCACAGACTTCAGGGGAAGTGAAAGGATTGCGAGGGGAAATGGCTTCTGCAAATGCCAAGATAGACAGACTTCAGGAGGACAACTGCCTGAAGGAGAAACGCCTCTCAGAGGCAGAAAGACGGCTGGAACACCTGGCTAATAAGTTCGAGGAAAGGAGTGCAGCAGCAGCGGCAGAAGAGAAGGTGAAGGTGGAGGGACAGGAAGAGAGGCATTCGCAACTGTGTGAGGAAATAGAGAATTTGAAACGACAAATGTATGAGGAACTCAATCATCCAAAGAGATGCATGAAAGAGGCCTCTGAGGAAAAGCTAGGAATCAGTGCCATGCTCCACCAAAGTCTCCTCAGAACGGAATTCGTAATCGAGTTAGGAAGACTCAAGGAACAACTGAGCAAGGGAAAGGATAAGCGAATTCAATTCACAGAGAAGCTGTACCTTAGGAAGAAGTCGAAAACCCCAGGACACGTAGAAACGCTGGTGAACGAAGACCTGAGACATCTGACGAGCTCTGAAGAAATAGATGGTTTAAGTAGAACCATAGAAGGCCTCCATGGCAAAGACTCAGAAGAGGTTCTAGGGTCAAAGGACTGGCAAATGCAGAGTTTATGTGAAGCGATTGATCACCTCGTGAAACTGCTGAGCCAAGAGGAAGAAAACAAAGACAGGGCAGCTGCGGTGGAAATGGTTGCCGACCTACGAGAACAAAAGAGGGTCCTGGGCTTCACGAAGAGAGACATGACTGTGAAAGCACATATTGATACTCACATTCATGTCCTCAATAGAGCGCGAGGAAAAGATATCCAAATCCAGATGGATAAGATTCTCGATTGTGTGTGTCAACCAAAACCTGGCACTGAGGACATCAATATTCTGGAGAACAACGTCCTACCAAGTACCCAAGAGGAAAACAAAGACAGGGCAGCTGCGGTGGAAATGGTTGCCAATCTTCGAAAACAAAAGAGGCTCCTGGGTTTCACGAAGGAAGACATGACTATAAAAGCACATATTGATACTCACATTCATGTCCTCAGTAGAGCGCAAGGAAAGGATATCCATACCCAGATGGATAAGATTCTCAATTGTGTGTGTCAATCAACACTTGGCACTGAGGACATCAATATTCTGGAGAACAATGTCCTACCAGCTACCCAGGATGAAGAAGTCCTCCTTGATCCAAAATACACAACAGAAGAGCTTATTTCCTCTCAGGAGGAGGTTACACCTGCCAAAGAAGAAACCTCCAGTATTTCAAAGATTATAATTTCAGAGGGATTCGTGCTTGTTTCCACTACTCAGGCTGGCCCAGTTGTTCCAGAAGAGTCCTGTCCCACTCCTCAGGCCGCCCCAACTGTTTCAGAAGACCTCTGTCTCACTCCCCAGGCTGCCCCAATTGTTCTAGAAGAGCTACTCGTGAGGAAAGAAAGGGATGCCTTCCATGTAGAGGGAGCAGCTTTCAGTGGGGATGAACAAGCACTCCATAATGACAGAGAGGCCCTTAATATGGAGAGGTTGGCCCATATTAAGGAGAAAGAAGCCTTTGCGGCAGAAAGAGAAGCCTTCTACAGACACAAAGAAGAATTTGATGAGGACAAGGATGCCTTCCTAAGAGAGGTGGCAAATTTCTACAGGGAAAAGGAAGAATTAGAGCAGCTCActacaaaaatagaaaatgtggcaaaattacacaaagataaacAGGAAACATTAGACAGAATAGAACAGGAACTTGTTCAGAAAACGATATGCTTCGAAGAAATGAAAGCAGACTTTCTTCAAGAAAAAGTAGAATTTCAAAACGAAAAAGAAGTTATTTTAGAAAGAGAACAGGAAACCATTCAATGTATAGAGAAGTTAGAAAACATCATGAGGGAAGTGCAGGGAGGGAAGCATTTGAATTGGAGTATGACAAAAAAGAGGGAAGTCCAGATGCAAAAGAAGATTGACGAACTTGAAAAGACCATTCAAGAAAAACACAAATTATTGATGAAAAGTGAGATAATGAAATGTGACCTTTTGCAGGTACTTTTCAATACAGGTTTAGTTAACGAAAACACTGTACAACAATTGTTGAATGATACGAAAGATCTACTCccaatacaataa